Proteins from one Cryptomeria japonica chromosome 4, Sugi_1.0, whole genome shotgun sequence genomic window:
- the LOC131874861 gene encoding uncharacterized protein LOC131874861, with amino-acid sequence MEKSITNPFLLQDETVRPAQMELPEELRKKVVILQCESEEGICKVYLVGTTHYSSQSCEDVEAIIGFLKPDLVFLELCETRAHRSKPRDPRPTVVPRFIDVMVAMWKKAKKYGGKVILGDRPIEITNQRTWSKMTFWYRTKFVLIVLFMLAALPLASIHKGANNANNANSANTESIEWHFPSIGETYIHERDLYMASRLFEVAKECKSVVAVVGMGHVAGIQKNWKKPMDIETLTYYS; translated from the exons ATGGAAAAGAGTATTACAAACCCATTTCTCCTCCAAGATGAAACTGTACGCCCTGCTCAGATGGAGCTTCCAGAAGAGCTGAGGAAAAAAGTTGTAATTTTACAATGTGAATCTGAGGAAGGCATCTGCAAGGTTTATCTGGTTGGAACAACACATTACTCTTCACAATCTTGCGAGGATGTTGAAGCCATTATTGGCTTCTTAAAACCAGATCTTGTATTCCTAGAGTTGTGTGAAACCAGGGCTCACCGCTCGAAACCTAGAGACCCTCGACCTACAGTGGTACCCAGATTTATTGATGTTATGGTTGCTATGTGGAAGA AAGCAAAGAAATATGGTGGTAAGGTCATATTGGGTGATAGACCTATTGAGATAACTAACCAAAGGACATGGTCAAAGATGACATTCTGGTATAGAACTAAGTTTGTTTTGATTGTTCTATTCATGTTAGCTGCTCTGCCCTTAGCATCAATACACAAGGGTGCAAATAATGCAAATAATGCAAATAGTGCAAATACTGAATCCATAGAATGGCATTTCCCAAGTATCGGAGAAACATACATTCATGAGAGGGACTTGTATATGGCCTCTAGATTGTTTGAAGTTGCAAAGGAATGTAAATCAGTTGTAGCAGTTGTGGGAATGGGCCATGTTGCTGGCATTCAGAAAAATTGGAAGAAACCTATGGATATAGAAACTTTAACATATTATTCTTAA